DNA from Centroberyx gerrardi isolate f3 chromosome 20, fCenGer3.hap1.cur.20231027, whole genome shotgun sequence:
ATTGCTTCCGAGTCTTAAGTCTTCTGCTAAGTCTTTTTCTGTCATGAAGACACTTAGAGAAAGTATGTGTAGGCTCTCATCCAATTTTGAATTCAAAGAAAAGCTGAGATTGGAGAGAGAACCAAGCCACTGAGAACTGACACTGGTTCCTTCCATTTTTGCTTAGTTATAAGGCTTCCTCTTATATGTTGCTCTTGATATTACATAAGTGCATAACATTGAAAATACACAGTGACACGCACAATACACTGAGGGCACTCAGGCTTCTTATATATATGGGCTCCACTCAAGTATGAATtacctctctcttttgctcctcTGGCCATgtctgtgttttattatttatttgataaaGCACAAAGTATACTGCATCTATAAATACACTGCAGGGCATGTAGGAATGGACTGCAACAGGAAAAGACTGTGCAGTAGCCACGCACACACTGGTGTTATCACGCCACTGTAATTGATTCAGGGACAATTGAATGGGCCAGCATAATGAGCTTGGGTACATATAGACAGTAAGCTTGCAGATTGCACAGACGGCAAACGCTAGGAAAACCAATCGACTCGGCGAGTGACGAAAAAGCAAGCATGCCTAAAAGATTAGCActaaagaggaagaagaaaaagtctATTCCTCTTTAAACTGCCCATCTCAATGAGAAAACAGCAGAGATCTCTGTGTCGAGACGCTGTTATAACTTAGCTCATATTTTGCTTCCTGTCCAAGAAATTTACCCTGAGGAGAAAGTTTTGGAAGTGAAAGAGCGAGCTTGGAGCTGCCAGACATTGTAGTGTAGAAAGGATGCCACTAGCAGACGGGGCAACAATACAATACTCTCAAGGGGGTGGAAAGGGTTGGAGGCAGCGTCCAAAATGCCAATAGAAACGTTTTAATTTGGCACTGCGCTTTTAATGTTACTAACTCCTTTTTTTGGATGTGGATCTTACAATGGAAACTCGTCAAAGGCATTTTAAGCCTCACAGTTACCAACCCATTTAATCTAGTCTAAAACAAAAGTTCACTTCAAGATCAAAACTATTAACATCTGTGAAACAAAATTATTAATACAGTCATTGCCTCAGTACATATAGATCAACCTATAATACATTTGTGGAATTATTCGAGAATATACTAGTAGAGATTGAACATAAATTTAATAGTTTGTGTATCTTAGATACTGCTTGCATCTTGCATTTGTGAAATTGACGTATCAAACCATACTTCATGCTTCACAAGTTCAAATAGAAAATCAACTATAGGTAATCAGACACAAGGTTAACAATGGCAGCAAAGTCATGTTTTGACACTTCTAACAGAACACACTGAACTGTGGGTTTGAGCACATGCAACATCCTGATTTCTTAGTCATTCACTGCACTATGGCATACACACTATCAATTATTAATTTGGCTTATCCTTACACtcccttttattttcctttccattcctcCATCATATCCTGtaactttctttttgttctcCAGCTGTGTACCACCATTAAGGGTCCCTCCgtctttcactttttcttttacaggtTTATGATGTGCGTGTTCtgattttcctttccttttcttacACAACCTTCTCCTTGGTTTGTTATGTAGATGACCGTTACAGCTTCTCTCTGAGATTCAGAGGTAGTTTTTCATACTATAGCACATAGGCCACTTTGACTCAGTAGTTTAGCCTGAAGGTCAACATTTATAGCACTTCTGTGTGTAGTCAGACTTCACAGAATACAGGGTTATTATCTCATCCCACTGAGAAATGCCCCACAGTGACCTGCTGGGGCTAACACATTGTTGAACACACACCACTTGTTTATCTCTGGTGTTGGTTTAAGgtgtcaaagctccaccaattctgcattttctctttatgcctttctctttgtctgccCAAATTTTCTCCATGTGTAGCTGACTTaccttgttttctctttctctttttccctcccctTCCCATCCTCTCTGTTTGCTGTTTATTCCCTCTAGTATGTGGCATTTGGCTCCCTactcttcatcctcatctccatctccacttTCTGCATGGAGACGCATGAGGCCTTCAACACCATCTACAACAAGACAGAGAACGTCACGGTGGGCAACGTGACCCGCGAGGAGATTGTATACGAGGTGGTGACCGACAGCTGGTTAACGTATGTGGAGGGCATGTGCGTCATTTGGTTCACCATTGAGGTCCTGCTCCGCGTCACCTTCTGCCCAGACAAGGCTGAGTTCTTCAAAAGCACCCTCAACATCATCGACTTTGTGGCCATCCTACCGTTCTATCTAGAAGTGGGCCTGAGCGGTCTGTCCTCCAAAGCTGCCAAGGATGTCCTGGGGTTCCTCCGCGTTGTCCGATTTGTCCGCATCCTCCGAATCTTCAAACTGACCCGCCACTTCGTGGGTCTTCGTGTCCTGGGCCACACCCTCCGCGCCAGCACCAACGAATTCCTCCTGCTCATCATCTTCTTAGCCCTCGGTGTCCTCATCTTTGCCACGATGATCTACTACGCTGAGAGAATCGGCGCCGACCCAGACGACCCCACAGCCAGTGCCCACACCAACTTCAAGAACATCCCCATTGGATTCTGGTGGGCCGTGGTGACCATGACCACGCTGGGCTACGGAGACATGTACCCGGAGACGTGGTCAGGGATGCTGGTGGGTGCGCTGTGTGCCTTGGCTGGTGTGCTGACCATCGCTATGCCCGTACCTGTCATTGTCAACAACTTCGGCATGTACTACTCTCTGGCTATGGCCAAACAAAAGCTgcccaagaagaagaacaaacaCATCCCACGAGCACCCCAACCAGGCTCCCCCAACTACTGCAAGCCGGACGCCCTGGCGATGGCTACTGCCTCACCCCAAAGGATCCTGGGAAATGTCCTAGGTGGGGTGATGGGGTCCGGAGGCATAGGGGGTGACTGCCCTCTCGCCCAAGAAGAAATCATAGAAATCAACAGAGGTGAGCTATTTCAAATTTCATCTTAACTCGCTCTATTTTGACGACAAATAGTA
Protein-coding regions in this window:
- the LOC139918037 gene encoding voltage-gated potassium channel KCNC1-like isoform X1; this encodes MLSSVCVSSFKGRKGGNKSSNKACYSADMTCPSESEKIVINCGGVRHETYRSTLKTLPGTRLSWLTEPDAFSNFDYDPKSDEFFFDRHPSVFSFILNYYRTGKLHCPNDVCGPLFEEELAFWGIDETDVEACCWMNYRQHRDAEEALDSFETPEPDAPDDDPALGGADGDLKRLCMQEDARKAGWWKTWQPKIWALFEDPYSSKYARYVAFGSLLFILISISTFCMETHEAFNTIYNKTENVTVGNVTREEIVYEVVTDSWLTYVEGMCVIWFTIEVLLRVTFCPDKAEFFKSTLNIIDFVAILPFYLEVGLSGLSSKAAKDVLGFLRVVRFVRILRIFKLTRHFVGLRVLGHTLRASTNEFLLLIIFLALGVLIFATMIYYAERIGADPDDPTASAHTNFKNIPIGFWWAVVTMTTLGYGDMYPETWSGMLVGALCALAGVLTIAMPVPVIVNNFGMYYSLAMAKQKLPKKKNKHIPRAPQPGSPNYCKPDALAMATASPQRILGNVLGGVMGSGGIGGDCPLAQEEIIEINRDSKQNGDAASAALANEDCPTIDQVLSPDERSPVGRGGAGVTRERYQQDRACFLLNTREFRATDGNVRKVLSF